The following are encoded together in the Thermococcus sibiricus MM 739 genome:
- the rplV gene encoding 50S ribosomal protein L22 produces the protein MAKFSYSFQNFDPERMAKASRRDLRISPKLSIEVCREIKGMMVNDAIKLLDDVIAKKRPIHLRRFNDSQGHKRGDGFGPGRYPVKVAKEVRKLLLNVRNNAEQKGLDPDRLRIIHVAAHRGPVLRGYIPRAFGRATQFNEQTTHIEIIVEEIRR, from the coding sequence ATGGCAAAGTTTTCCTACTCTTTCCAAAATTTTGACCCTGAGAGAATGGCAAAAGCAAGTAGGAGAGATTTGAGGATCTCACCAAAGCTTTCAATAGAAGTTTGCAGAGAAATCAAAGGCATGATGGTTAATGATGCTATAAAACTACTTGATGATGTGATTGCTAAGAAAAGACCTATTCACCTAAGGAGGTTCAACGACTCACAGGGACACAAGAGAGGCGACGGCTTTGGCCCTGGAAGATACCCAGTAAAAGTTGCTAAGGAAGTCAGAAAGTTGCTCTTAAATGTAAGGAATAATGCAGAACAGAAGGGCTTAGATCCAGATAGATTAAGAATAATCCATGTAGCAGCTCACAGGGGCCCAGTATTGAGAGGTTACATTCCAAGGGCATTCGGAAGAGCCACTCAGTTCAACGAACAGACAACACACATTGAGATAATTGTTGAGGAGATTAGGAGGTGA
- a CDS encoding 30S ribosomal protein S3, whose product MAIERYFIKEGIKEMLIDEYLEKELRRAGYGGLDIKKTPLGTKVVIFVERPGFVIGRGGRKIRELTRILERRFNLENPQIEVEEIKNSYFNAKVQATRLAQALERGVHFRRAAYAAIRAIMSNGARGVEIRISGKLTGERAKSVRFYQGYIAKVGNPAETLVSRGYAQALLKLGVLGVKVSIMPPDARLPDEIEIVEKPIEEEVSEQ is encoded by the coding sequence ATGGCGATCGAGAGATACTTCATAAAGGAAGGCATTAAGGAAATGCTCATCGATGAATATCTTGAAAAGGAATTAAGAAGAGCAGGTTATGGTGGACTAGATATCAAAAAGACTCCTCTCGGAACCAAGGTTGTTATCTTTGTCGAAAGGCCCGGATTTGTTATTGGAAGAGGAGGTAGAAAGATTAGAGAATTAACAAGGATTCTTGAAAGGCGTTTTAATCTAGAGAACCCACAAATAGAAGTGGAAGAAATCAAAAACTCCTACTTTAACGCCAAAGTCCAAGCAACCAGACTTGCCCAAGCACTAGAAAGAGGAGTTCACTTTAGAAGGGCTGCATATGCAGCAATAAGGGCCATTATGAGTAATGGTGCTAGAGGAGTAGAAATCAGGATCAGTGGTAAACTAACAGGAGAAAGAGCTAAGAGTGTTAGGTTCTACCAGGGATACATAGCAAAAGTTGGAAACCCTGCAGAAACCTTAGTTTCAAGAGGATATGCTCAAGCTTTACTTAAACTTGGAGTTCTTGGAGTAAAAGTTTCAATAATGCCACCTGATGCAAGACTTCCAGATGAGATTGAAATTGTTGAGAAGCCAATTGAAGAAGAGGTGAGCGAACAATGA
- the rpmC gene encoding 50S ribosomal protein L29, which yields MKPSEIREMNLEEIEKKIIELRLELAKERGMLTMGTSLENPMVIRDLRRDIARLLTIKKEKLRSKR from the coding sequence ATGAAGCCAAGTGAGATTAGAGAGATGAACTTGGAAGAAATTGAGAAGAAAATTATAGAACTTAGACTTGAGCTTGCTAAGGAGAGAGGAATGCTCACTATGGGCACCTCCTTGGAAAACCCAATGGTTATTAGGGATCTCAGGAGGGATATCGCCCGTCTGTTGACAATAAAAAAGGAAAAGTTGAGGAGTAAAAGGTGA
- the yciH gene encoding stress response translation initiation inhibitor YciH, which yields MLFKEVLKEQQRIRVYIEKARYGKLKTIIEGIDEKEFNLDEIAKKLKAKLACGGTAKNGRIELQGDHREKVKRLLTNFGFSEDLIEVE from the coding sequence ATGTTATTTAAAGAAGTATTGAAAGAACAGCAGAGAATAAGGGTTTATATTGAAAAAGCACGCTATGGAAAGCTCAAAACGATAATAGAGGGTATTGATGAGAAAGAGTTTAATCTTGATGAGATAGCAAAAAAACTCAAGGCGAAATTGGCATGTGGAGGAACAGCCAAAAATGGAAGAATAGAGCTTCAAGGAGACCACAGAGAAAAGGTGAAGCGCTTATTGACAAACTTTGGATTTTCAGAGGACTTGATAGAGGTAGAATGA
- a CDS encoding ribonuclease P protein component 1 — translation MWRNSQKWKNRASRRPQRKGEALIDKLWIFRGLDRGRMTKKTLLMHELIGLKVKVVKSSHPGLIGIEGYVIDETKNTLTILGTKVWAIPKIVAEFEFEVGDKKIRIKGEELVGRPEMRLKKR, via the coding sequence ATGTGGAGGAACAGCCAAAAATGGAAGAATAGAGCTTCAAGGAGACCACAGAGAAAAGGTGAAGCGCTTATTGACAAACTTTGGATTTTCAGAGGACTTGATAGAGGTAGAATGACAAAAAAGACATTGCTCATGCATGAACTCATAGGATTGAAAGTTAAAGTGGTCAAGAGCTCTCATCCAGGGTTGATAGGGATTGAGGGATATGTAATTGACGAAACTAAAAACACTCTCACAATCCTTGGAACTAAAGTGTGGGCAATCCCAAAAATCGTTGCGGAGTTTGAATTTGAAGTTGGCGATAAAAAAATTCGAATAAAGGGAGAAGAACTGGTTGGAAGGCCTGAGATGAGGTTAAAAAAGAGGTGA
- a CDS encoding 30S ribosomal protein S17, whose protein sequence is MRDIGLKIQPPAEKCDDPKCPWHGHTKVHGRVFEGIVVSDKPRHTITVERQYYHYLRKYERYELRRSRVHAHNPPCVNAKAGDKVIVAETRPLSKTKSFVVIAVTQKAEEG, encoded by the coding sequence ATGAGAGACATTGGATTGAAAATACAGCCTCCTGCGGAAAAGTGTGATGATCCGAAGTGTCCATGGCATGGCCATACAAAAGTGCACGGTAGAGTATTCGAAGGAATAGTTGTTAGTGATAAACCAAGACACACTATCACTGTTGAGAGACAGTACTATCACTATCTAAGAAAGTACGAACGTTATGAACTCAGGAGAAGCAGGGTTCATGCTCATAATCCACCCTGTGTCAATGCAAAGGCTGGGGATAAAGTGATCGTAGCTGAGACTAGGCCCCTTAGCAAAACAAAGAGCTTTGTAGTAATAGCAGTTACACAAAAAGCAGAGGAGGGGTGA
- a CDS encoding 50S ribosomal protein L14, whose protein sequence is MAKKGAGATRGVSPVRPTRALPIGAYLNVADNSGAKVIQVIGVVGYKGVRRRLASAGVGDMVIATVKKGRPDIRHQVVRAVIVRQRKEYKRLDGMRVKFEDNAAIITTPEGVPRGTEIRGPVAREAAEKWVRVGSIASIIL, encoded by the coding sequence ATGGCAAAGAAGGGTGCTGGTGCTACAAGAGGCGTATCCCCTGTGAGACCAACACGAGCTCTTCCTATCGGAGCTTACCTTAATGTAGCAGATAACTCTGGAGCAAAGGTCATTCAAGTTATTGGGGTAGTTGGTTACAAAGGCGTTAGAAGAAGACTAGCCTCAGCGGGTGTTGGAGATATGGTAATCGCAACAGTCAAGAAAGGAAGGCCAGATATAAGACACCAAGTTGTTAGAGCAGTTATAGTTAGGCAAAGAAAGGAATACAAGAGGCTTGATGGAATGAGGGTCAAGTTTGAAGATAATGCGGCAATCATAACAACTCCTGAAGGTGTTCCAAGAGGAACTGAAATTAGAGGGCCTGTGGCAAGGGAGGCAGCTGAAAAGTGGGTTAGAGTTGGAAGTATTGCGAGCATAATATTGTGA
- the rplX gene encoding 50S ribosomal protein L24: MKLKSKQPRKQRKFLYNAPLHLRHKIVSAPLSVELRQKYGIRSLPIRSGDKVKVLRGDFKGHEGKVVEVDLKRYRVHVEGATMKKVSGTEVFYPIHPSNVMIVDLNLEDERRKKIIERRA, translated from the coding sequence ATGAAATTGAAGAGTAAACAACCTAGGAAGCAGAGGAAGTTTTTGTACAATGCTCCTCTTCATTTAAGGCACAAAATAGTTAGTGCCCCCCTATCGGTAGAACTAAGACAAAAATATGGGATTAGGAGTTTACCAATAAGGAGCGGTGATAAGGTAAAGGTACTCAGAGGAGACTTCAAAGGTCATGAAGGAAAAGTGGTGGAAGTAGATCTTAAGAGATACAGAGTTCATGTTGAGGGAGCAACAATGAAGAAGGTAAGTGGAACCGAAGTGTTCTACCCTATCCATCCATCGAACGTTATGATTGTTGATCTAAATCTTGAAGATGAGAGAAGAAAGAAAATAATTGAGAGGAGGGCTTGA
- a CDS encoding 30S ribosomal protein S4e: MARKGAKRHLKRLAAPTQWYIERKVFKWAVRPSPGPHDMRTSIPLIYIIRDYLGYAKTGREVRKVLNEEKVLVDGRVRKDYKFPVGIMDVVSIPETGEHYRVLPNRIGKLILHPITEEEAKLKPLRISNKRMVKGGNLQLNFHDGTNHLVKLSSLTDETKDSFRTADTVLVKVPEREIVEVVPFEVGAFVFVVQGKNVARVGKIVEVRHFPGGWPDVVTIEDRDGELFDTLKDYAFVLGKEEPRISLP, encoded by the coding sequence ATGGCGAGGAAAGGTGCTAAGAGACACCTTAAGAGACTTGCTGCTCCAACCCAATGGTATATTGAGAGAAAAGTCTTTAAGTGGGCAGTTAGGCCATCTCCGGGTCCACATGACATGAGGACTTCGATACCCCTCATTTACATAATTAGGGACTACTTGGGTTATGCAAAGACAGGAAGAGAGGTTAGGAAAGTCCTGAATGAGGAAAAGGTACTTGTGGACGGGAGAGTTAGGAAGGACTATAAGTTCCCAGTAGGTATAATGGACGTTGTGTCCATTCCTGAGACTGGAGAGCACTACAGGGTTCTTCCAAACAGAATTGGAAAATTGATCCTCCACCCAATAACTGAAGAAGAAGCCAAATTAAAGCCTCTTAGAATAAGCAATAAAAGGATGGTAAAAGGCGGTAACTTACAACTTAATTTCCATGATGGTACAAACCACTTGGTTAAGCTCAGTTCACTTACAGATGAAACCAAGGATTCATTTAGAACTGCAGACACTGTTCTAGTAAAGGTTCCAGAGAGAGAAATAGTGGAAGTAGTACCATTTGAAGTGGGTGCGTTTGTGTTTGTTGTCCAAGGTAAAAACGTTGCAAGAGTAGGGAAGATAGTTGAAGTGAGACACTTCCCAGGTGGATGGCCAGACGTGGTTACAATTGAAGACAGAGATGGAGAGCTCTTTGATACACTTAAGGATTATGCGTTTGTTTTGGGTAAAGAAGAGCCAAGGATTTCATTACCGTGA
- a CDS encoding 50S ribosomal protein L5: protein MVANREAILADWEAHPMRKPRIEKVTINIGVGESGERLTKAEKMLETFVGQKPIRRKAKKTNRDFGIRRGEPIALKVTLRGKKASDLLKRLLAAVDNRIKISSFDEHGNVCFGIDEHINIPGVEYDPEIGIFGMDVCVTLERPGHRIAIRKRRRHHIPTKHKLTKEEGIIFMQEEFGVQIVEG, encoded by the coding sequence ATGGTAGCTAACAGAGAGGCAATCCTAGCTGATTGGGAAGCTCATCCTATGAGAAAGCCGAGAATTGAAAAAGTCACTATAAACATTGGTGTTGGTGAGAGTGGGGAGAGATTAACAAAGGCAGAGAAAATGCTGGAGACATTTGTAGGGCAGAAACCAATAAGAAGAAAGGCAAAAAAAACTAACAGGGACTTTGGGATTAGGAGAGGAGAACCAATAGCCCTTAAGGTGACCCTTAGAGGAAAAAAAGCTTCTGACTTATTGAAGAGATTATTGGCTGCTGTTGACAACAGAATTAAGATTTCGAGCTTTGATGAGCATGGAAACGTCTGTTTTGGAATCGATGAGCACATAAACATACCAGGAGTCGAGTATGATCCAGAGATTGGTATATTCGGCATGGATGTATGTGTAACATTAGAAAGACCAGGTCACAGAATTGCCATAAGAAAGAGAAGAAGACACCATATTCCAACAAAACACAAGCTCACTAAGGAAGAGGGAATAATTTTCATGCAAGAAGAATTTGGAGTTCAAATTGTGGAGGGATGA
- a CDS encoding 30S ribosomal protein S14, protein MAKADYNKRKLRKFGKGARRCVRCGQFGPIIRIHGLMLCRHCFREIAPKLGFKKYD, encoded by the coding sequence ATGGCAAAGGCTGATTACAATAAGAGAAAGCTCAGAAAATTTGGTAAAGGTGCGAGAAGATGCGTTAGATGTGGCCAATTCGGACCAATAATTAGGATACATGGATTGATGCTATGCAGGCACTGCTTTAGAGAGATAGCTCCAAAATTAGGATTTAAGAAATATGACTGA
- a CDS encoding 30S ribosomal protein S8: MTLLDPLANALSHITNSEKVGKSEVYIKPASKLIGEVLRVMQENGYIGEFEFIDDGRAGIYRVQLLGKVNKAGAIKPRFSVKAKEYEKWEKRFLPAFEFGILVVSTSQGVMTHKEALEKGIGGRLIAYVY, from the coding sequence ATGACTTTATTAGATCCCTTGGCAAATGCATTGTCACATATCACAAATAGCGAGAAAGTGGGTAAGAGCGAAGTGTACATAAAACCAGCTTCAAAGCTTATTGGTGAAGTACTAAGAGTCATGCAAGAAAATGGGTACATTGGAGAATTTGAATTTATTGATGATGGAAGGGCTGGTATTTACAGAGTCCAGCTTTTAGGAAAAGTCAATAAAGCAGGTGCAATAAAACCAAGATTCTCAGTAAAAGCTAAAGAATACGAGAAATGGGAGAAAAGATTTCTACCCGCGTTTGAATTCGGTATATTGGTAGTATCAACCTCTCAAGGGGTTATGACTCACAAGGAGGCCCTAGAAAAGGGCATTGGTGGAAGACTAATAGCCTATGTCTACTGA
- a CDS encoding 50S ribosomal protein L6, translating to MPVDAWVREEVKIPEGITVEIEGNLVKVKGPKGEIDRELSYPGFKLFTEDNKVVIYKGFPRRNDIAIARTFRAHIANMIKGVTDGFTYRLKVVYSHFPITVKVQGDKVYIENFLGEKAPRIAEILPGVTVKVMGGELLVEGIDKEKVGQTAANIEQATKVVGKDRRVFQDGIYIVEKAGKSIKF from the coding sequence ATGCCAGTTGATGCATGGGTGAGGGAAGAAGTTAAAATTCCAGAAGGAATCACAGTCGAAATAGAAGGTAACCTTGTGAAAGTGAAAGGACCAAAAGGAGAAATTGATCGTGAACTTAGCTATCCAGGGTTTAAACTTTTTACCGAGGACAATAAAGTTGTTATCTACAAGGGCTTCCCAAGGAGAAATGACATAGCAATTGCAAGAACATTCAGAGCCCATATAGCAAACATGATTAAAGGAGTCACCGATGGGTTTACCTACAGACTAAAAGTGGTTTATAGCCACTTCCCAATAACAGTAAAGGTCCAAGGTGACAAAGTATACATTGAAAACTTCCTTGGTGAAAAAGCTCCGAGGATTGCTGAAATACTCCCAGGGGTTACAGTAAAAGTCATGGGAGGAGAACTCCTAGTAGAGGGTATAGATAAAGAAAAGGTAGGTCAAACTGCAGCAAATATTGAGCAAGCAACCAAGGTGGTTGGGAAAGATAGGAGAGTATTCCAAGATGGTATTTACATTGTAGAAAAAGCTGGTAAGTCTATAAAGTTCTGA
- a CDS encoding 50S ribosomal protein L32e, whose translation MNEKVRLLKIRAKIKRKKPKFLRQEWWRFPKFKNDPKWRKPKGTDSKMRVKLKGKARSPSIGWSSPKAVRGLHPSGYEEVLVYNVKDLELIDSKRQAARIAATVGKKKRIMIIERARELGIKVLNAR comes from the coding sequence ATGAATGAAAAAGTGAGACTGTTGAAAATAAGGGCCAAAATCAAGAGAAAAAAACCTAAGTTCCTTAGACAGGAATGGTGGAGATTTCCAAAGTTCAAAAATGATCCTAAGTGGCGGAAACCAAAAGGAACAGATAGTAAGATGAGAGTTAAGCTAAAGGGCAAAGCAAGGTCACCAAGTATTGGATGGAGCTCACCAAAGGCTGTTAGAGGACTTCACCCCAGTGGGTATGAGGAGGTACTTGTTTACAATGTTAAGGATCTTGAGCTTATTGACTCAAAAAGACAAGCAGCTAGAATTGCAGCCACTGTCGGAAAGAAAAAGAGAATCATGATAATTGAGAGGGCTAGAGAATTAGGTATTAAGGTGCTCAACGCGAGGTGA
- a CDS encoding 50S ribosomal protein L19e, with protein MLKMQRRIAAELLKCGENRVWIDPERIEDVKSAITREDIRRLINEGVIKKKLLKGQSRYRAKIRQEAKKKGRHRGHGNRKGKKTARMGRKERWIMTIRALRKELRKLKAEKKIDEHIYRSLYIRAKGGQFKSKHQLYLFMEERGILKR; from the coding sequence ATGCTTAAGATGCAGAGAAGAATTGCTGCTGAATTGTTAAAATGTGGCGAGAATAGGGTTTGGATAGACCCTGAGAGGATCGAAGACGTTAAATCCGCAATTACTAGAGAAGATATTAGAAGATTGATAAATGAGGGCGTGATCAAGAAAAAGCTCCTTAAAGGACAAAGCAGATATAGAGCAAAAATTAGACAAGAAGCAAAGAAAAAAGGCAGGCACAGGGGTCATGGAAATAGAAAAGGTAAGAAAACTGCCAGAATGGGTAGAAAAGAGAGATGGATAATGACGATCAGAGCGCTAAGAAAGGAGCTTAGAAAGCTCAAAGCTGAGAAAAAGATTGATGAACACATATACCGCAGCCTTTACATAAGGGCTAAAGGCGGTCAGTTTAAGAGCAAGCACCAGCTTTACTTGTTCATGGAAGAGAGAGGGATATTAAAGAGGTGA
- a CDS encoding 50S ribosomal protein L18: MAHGPRYRVPFRRRREGKTNYHKRLALLKSGKPRLVVRKTLNHHVAQIVLYAPEGDKTVVSAHTRELMRDFGWKGHGGNTPSAYLLGLLIGYKALEKGIEEAILDIGLHPPTKGSSIFAVLKGAVDAGLNVPHSEEIYPGEERINGKHIAEYAKMLKEDDENYKKQFGGYLVKGLEPEKLPEHFEEVKARIIEKFEKVRA; encoded by the coding sequence ATGGCTCACGGACCAAGATATAGGGTTCCATTCAGAAGAAGGAGAGAAGGTAAGACTAACTATCACAAGAGGCTTGCACTTCTTAAATCAGGCAAGCCTAGATTAGTTGTGAGGAAGACACTTAACCATCATGTTGCACAAATAGTCCTTTACGCTCCAGAAGGAGATAAAACAGTTGTCTCAGCTCATACAAGAGAGCTTATGAGAGACTTTGGGTGGAAGGGACATGGTGGAAACACTCCAAGTGCTTATCTCCTTGGACTACTAATTGGGTACAAAGCTCTTGAAAAGGGTATAGAGGAGGCTATACTTGATATAGGGCTTCATCCGCCAACAAAGGGTTCAAGCATATTTGCAGTGCTTAAAGGAGCAGTTGACGCTGGTCTTAATGTTCCTCATAGTGAAGAAATTTACCCTGGAGAAGAGAGGATAAATGGGAAACACATAGCCGAGTATGCAAAAATGCTCAAAGAAGATGACGAGAACTACAAAAAGCAGTTTGGGGGATATCTTGTTAAGGGACTTGAACCTGAAAAGCTTCCTGAACACTTTGAAGAAGTTAAAGCGAGAATCATTGAGAAATTTGAGAAGGTGAGAGCATGA
- the rpsE gene encoding 30S ribosomal protein S5, translating into MSQEWKEYAQRVLEEWQPKTKLGMLVKEGQITDIHEIFRKGYQIKEPEIVDVLLPEVNSRENQEVIDIALTVRMTDSGRRVRFRVLAVVGNRDGYVGLGIGHGKEVGIAIRKAINYAKMNIIEIKRGCGSWECRCRRPHSIPFAVEGKSSSVKVKLMPGPRGLGLVIGDVGKKILTLAGVKDAWSQTLGETRTTVNFAKAVFEALYNTNSVAVKPEMAERYGIVVGKEMPQNFEL; encoded by the coding sequence ATGAGTCAAGAATGGAAGGAATACGCTCAAAGAGTTTTAGAGGAATGGCAACCTAAAACAAAACTTGGTATGCTAGTTAAAGAAGGACAGATCACTGACATTCATGAGATTTTCAGAAAAGGATACCAAATAAAGGAGCCAGAAATAGTTGATGTGCTCCTTCCAGAGGTTAACTCAAGAGAGAACCAAGAAGTAATTGATATTGCCCTAACAGTGAGAATGACAGATAGCGGTAGAAGAGTCAGATTTAGGGTATTGGCAGTCGTTGGTAACAGAGACGGATATGTAGGACTTGGCATTGGCCACGGAAAGGAAGTTGGAATAGCAATAAGGAAAGCAATAAATTACGCTAAGATGAACATAATTGAGATCAAAAGAGGATGTGGTTCATGGGAATGCAGATGTAGAAGGCCTCATTCAATCCCGTTTGCTGTTGAAGGTAAAAGCAGTAGTGTGAAGGTCAAACTCATGCCAGGACCAAGAGGACTCGGACTTGTGATTGGTGACGTTGGTAAAAAGATACTTACTCTAGCAGGGGTCAAAGATGCTTGGTCTCAAACCCTTGGGGAGACAAGAACTACGGTTAACTTTGCAAAAGCAGTTTTTGAGGCTCTCTACAACACTAACAGTGTCGCTGTAAAGCCTGAAATGGCTGAACGGTATGGTATAGTTGTGGGTAAGGAGATGCCACAGAACTTTGAGCTGTGA
- a CDS encoding 50S ribosomal protein L30, with protein MSKFALIRVRGRVNVKRPVKDTLAMLRLHKVNHLVIIDESPSYNGMIQRVKDYITWGEINAETLAKLIERRGRLSGNRRVTEEYVQEKLGMTIKEFAEKVIAGEMTLSDLPGLKPVFRMHPPRGGFRNKKRSFKEGGSLGYRGEAINELIERML; from the coding sequence ATGTCAAAATTTGCATTGATTAGGGTAAGAGGTAGAGTGAACGTAAAGAGACCTGTGAAGGATACTTTGGCCATGCTTAGGCTCCATAAAGTAAATCATCTTGTGATAATTGATGAAAGTCCTTCATATAATGGAATGATCCAGAGAGTCAAAGACTACATAACTTGGGGTGAAATAAACGCTGAAACTCTAGCAAAACTCATTGAGAGAAGAGGGAGACTCTCAGGAAATAGACGTGTGACTGAAGAATACGTGCAGGAGAAACTTGGAATGACTATCAAAGAATTTGCAGAAAAAGTGATTGCAGGGGAAATGACACTTAGTGACTTACCGGGCCTCAAGCCAGTTTTCAGAATGCACCCACCAAGGGGCGGCTTTAGAAACAAGAAGAGGAGTTTCAAAGAAGGCGGATCTTTAGGCTATAGAGGGGAAGCAATAAATGAGCTTATAGAGAGAATGTTATGA
- a CDS encoding uL15m family ribosomal protein, translating to MIRRKRKVRKLRGSHTHGWGCKKKHRGSGHKGGKGMAGTGKRKKTKWTWVIKYMPEHLGKRGFKRPVEAQNEVMAVNLRFIDEHLDEFMQLGIAYEEEGKIVVDTTQFADKVLGSGKITKPLVIKARAFSPKAEEKIVQAGGEALLA from the coding sequence ATGATTAGGAGAAAAAGAAAAGTGAGAAAACTTCGTGGTTCCCACACTCATGGATGGGGTTGTAAGAAGAAACACCGTGGCAGTGGGCACAAAGGCGGTAAAGGAATGGCGGGAACAGGAAAGAGGAAGAAGACAAAGTGGACTTGGGTCATCAAATACATGCCAGAGCACTTGGGTAAGAGAGGATTTAAGAGACCAGTTGAGGCCCAAAATGAGGTAATGGCAGTTAACCTCAGATTTATAGATGAGCACTTAGATGAATTTATGCAACTCGGCATTGCCTACGAGGAAGAAGGAAAAATAGTCGTTGACACCACTCAATTTGCAGATAAAGTCCTTGGAAGTGGAAAAATAACTAAGCCTCTCGTTATTAAAGCGAGGGCATTCTCTCCTAAAGCTGAAGAAAAAATTGTTCAAGCTGGGGGAGAGGCCCTCCTTGCTTGA
- the secY gene encoding preprotein translocase subunit SecY, which translates to MGARDLIYKVEHAFPEIDRPKRHVALKEKFAWTGVALLLYFVMAEIPLFGIPAEVQDYFQTLRVVLAGRNGSLLTLGIGPIVTAGIIMQLLVGSEIIRLDLSNPEDRRFYQALQKVFAVFMCFFEAGVYVFAGAFGNPAIAIKLLLVLQLAFGGIMIMIMDELVSKWGIGSGISLFIAAGVSQTILTLSLNPLTTSAALDPLTGEPAIIGAIPAFIQHIIQGDLLGALYRRGMPDMVSVLATIVIFLIVVYLESMRVEIPLSYGRVTVRGRYPIRFMYVSNIPIILTFALYANIQLWARLLQRIGYPLLGRFDESGAVVSGFVRYVLPPRDIFSVMADPVRALVYAILTIFFALIFGFLWVELTGLDARSIARQLQRAGLQIPGFRRDPRILERVLQRYIPYVTFWGAFTLAVVAVLADFLGALGTGTGILLTVGILYRFYEEIAREQASEMFPALRRFFG; encoded by the coding sequence ATGGGAGCAAGGGATTTAATCTATAAAGTGGAGCATGCATTTCCAGAAATTGATCGACCAAAGAGACATGTAGCATTAAAAGAGAAATTTGCATGGACTGGAGTTGCATTATTATTATATTTTGTCATGGCTGAGATTCCTCTTTTCGGTATACCAGCAGAGGTCCAAGATTACTTTCAAACTTTGAGAGTGGTTCTTGCAGGTAGAAACGGCAGTCTCTTGACATTAGGTATTGGACCCATAGTAACTGCTGGGATTATCATGCAACTGTTAGTCGGTTCGGAAATAATAAGATTGGACTTGTCAAATCCAGAGGATAGAAGATTTTATCAAGCACTTCAGAAAGTTTTTGCAGTTTTCATGTGTTTCTTTGAAGCAGGAGTATATGTATTTGCAGGAGCTTTTGGAAATCCAGCAATTGCAATTAAACTGCTTTTAGTACTCCAATTAGCTTTTGGTGGAATAATGATCATGATCATGGATGAACTTGTAAGCAAATGGGGAATTGGGAGTGGTATAAGTTTATTCATTGCTGCTGGAGTCTCCCAAACAATCCTGACTCTCTCTCTTAATCCCCTTACGACTAGTGCGGCCCTTGATCCGTTAACAGGAGAGCCTGCAATAATCGGTGCTATACCTGCTTTTATCCAACATATAATCCAAGGCGATCTTTTGGGGGCCCTTTATAGAAGAGGAATGCCAGATATGGTTAGTGTTCTAGCCACTATAGTAATATTCCTTATAGTGGTGTATTTAGAAAGTATGCGGGTTGAGATTCCCCTCAGCTATGGAAGGGTAACTGTAAGGGGAAGGTACCCAATTAGGTTTATGTATGTGAGCAACATTCCAATCATTTTGACATTTGCTCTTTATGCCAACATACAACTCTGGGCCAGACTCCTCCAAAGAATAGGTTACCCCCTACTTGGAAGGTTTGATGAGAGTGGTGCGGTAGTTTCAGGATTTGTCAGATACGTGTTGCCCCCTAGGGATATATTCAGTGTCATGGCCGATCCAGTGAGGGCTTTGGTTTACGCTATATTAACAATATTCTTTGCTTTGATCTTTGGATTCCTTTGGGTTGAACTCACAGGACTTGATGCAAGGAGTATTGCAAGGCAACTTCAAAGAGCTGGACTACAGATACCAGGATTTAGAAGAGATCCGAGAATACTTGAAAGGGTTCTTCAGAGATATATCCCTTACGTTACCTTTTGGGGAGCTTTTACATTGGCAGTTGTAGCAGTGCTTGCAGATTTTCTAGGTGCATTGGGAACTGGAACAGGCATATTGCTTACGGTTGGTATTCTCTACAGGTTCTACGAAGAAATAGCAAGAGAACAAGCAAGTGAGATGTTTCCAGCATTGCGTAGATTTTTTGGATGA